The bacterium genome includes a region encoding these proteins:
- a CDS encoding bifunctional metallophosphatase/5'-nucleotidase, whose protein sequence is MKFKVIFCWIFTVSFLLLGCKGETKPTERTVAILTTADLQSHIVSFRTTINGVDIIVGGFERIAAAAKKVRSEVDVSLLLSSGDDLIPPLLYVFKGEPEVKGLSMAGYDVVTPGNHEFDAGVEVYKHALGFADFDVVSANISFDDQDLNELVKPYVVKDINGLKIGIFGLMTPDFSRVCNPPGGGVSVNVDYISAAESAVQKLEDQGCDIIIALTHIGTMLDRNLASTVDGIDIIVGGHSHEYIYEVVGNTIIVQDGSKGEYLGVLRFVYSNGEIKDPYWETILLDSTVGCDTTIRNVMNQYMAAYDESLGQTIGTTTVALEARKEVIRSRESNLGNLIADSWLEWFGEADVALVNSGSIRGDKVYPAGAITMRTVNEMLPFRNEVIIARMSGAQLKQVLEISASALRIAGDGCPDSCRASTGGFMQIGNLKVTIDTTKAPFCAVYSGRGVSEVLNYGERVVDMKVLKDGSWVDVDSTQIYTVLVNDWTASGGDGYYMFVSGDVEIEHTTVVATDILSNYIRLHSPISPEIEGRIAFLPR, encoded by the coding sequence ATGAAATTTAAAGTGATATTTTGTTGGATTTTTACTGTTTCTTTTCTTCTCCTCGGCTGCAAGGGCGAAACAAAACCCACCGAAAGAACTGTTGCCATACTCACTACTGCTGACCTGCAAAGCCACATTGTCTCTTTTAGAACGACCATTAATGGAGTGGATATCATAGTAGGGGGGTTCGAGAGGATAGCTGCCGCCGCTAAGAAGGTGCGCAGCGAGGTTGATGTGTCGCTGTTGCTTTCCTCGGGTGATGACCTGATACCACCGCTTCTTTATGTGTTTAAAGGCGAACCTGAGGTTAAGGGGCTTTCTATGGCTGGTTATGATGTTGTTACTCCTGGCAATCACGAGTTTGATGCTGGTGTTGAGGTATATAAACATGCTCTTGGCTTTGCCGATTTCGATGTGGTCTCTGCCAACATTTCTTTTGATGACCAAGATTTGAACGAATTAGTAAAACCGTATGTTGTTAAGGATATTAATGGACTAAAAATAGGTATTTTCGGTCTAATGACCCCTGATTTTTCCCGCGTTTGCAATCCACCCGGTGGCGGGGTGAGTGTTAATGTTGACTATATCTCGGCGGCAGAAAGCGCGGTCCAAAAGCTTGAGGACCAGGGATGCGACATAATAATAGCTCTTACCCATATAGGCACTATGCTTGACAGAAATCTTGCTTCAACGGTTGATGGGATAGATATCATAGTAGGTGGTCATAGCCACGAATATATTTATGAAGTAGTTGGTAATACGATAATCGTTCAGGACGGCTCTAAAGGTGAATACCTCGGTGTGCTTAGATTTGTGTATTCAAACGGTGAAATAAAAGACCCTTACTGGGAAACGATTTTGCTCGACTCCACTGTTGGATGCGATACTACAATCAGGAATGTTATGAATCAATATATGGCTGCTTACGATGAAAGCCTTGGACAAACGATAGGGACAACGACTGTAGCACTTGAGGCGCGAAAGGAGGTTATACGAAGCAGAGAATCAAATCTTGGAAATCTTATAGCTGACTCGTGGCTGGAGTGGTTTGGCGAGGCGGATGTAGCGCTGGTTAACAGTGGTTCTATTAGAGGTGATAAGGTATATCCTGCTGGTGCGATCACCATGAGAACGGTGAATGAAATGCTCCCATTCAGGAACGAAGTTATAATCGCCCGAATGTCAGGTGCTCAGCTAAAACAGGTGCTTGAGATATCTGCGTCGGCATTAAGAATAGCGGGTGATGGATGTCCCGATTCGTGTCGGGCTTCAACGGGTGGTTTTATGCAGATTGGTAACCTGAAAGTAACCATTGATACCACTAAAGCGCCGTTTTGTGCGGTTTACTCGGGAAGAGGAGTCTCGGAGGTGTTGAACTACGGTGAAAGAGTAGTTGACATGAAAGTGCTTAAGGATGGCTCGTGGGTTGATGTTGATTCAACGCAAATATACACGGTTCTCGTGAATGATTGGACAGCGAGCGGTGGCGATGGATATTACATGTTCGTGAGCGGTGATGTAGAAATAGAACACACGACTGTTGTGGCTACAGATATTCTATCGAATTACATTCGGTTGCACTCGCCGATCTCGCCGGAGATTGAGGGAAGAATTGCATTCTTACCCCGCTAA